One genomic window of Kaistia geumhonensis includes the following:
- the zwf gene encoding glucose-6-phosphate dehydrogenase — MTAFPGKPVLPKDATPAPPSTLIIFGGSGDLTKRLVMPSLYNLAKDGALDDKFRIVGVDIVEHTEEDYRAFLTETAKELAAAGNADVDADAWRWLMERTGYIIGDFESEATYDAVKARIAANEPESHGAVFYFAVAPRFFGAIADHLAKAGLMEESESEFRRIVVEKPFGMDLPSARALNARLLAAADEHQIFRIDHFLGKETVQNVMAMRFGNGIFEPIWNRNFIDHVQITAAETVTVERRGRFYDATGALRDMVPNHMFQLLAMIAMEPPNSFDADAIRTEKAKVIQAIKKPRPEEADRLAVRAQYAAGSIGGAPVKDYIEEQDVALDSSTETYVALKLEVENWRWSGVPFYIRTGKAMSVRKTEIAVQFKSPPHTLFEDTPTSSLQPNALIIRVQPDEGISLRLAAKVPGRAVRLAEVDMNFRYSDYFQREPSTGYETLIYDCLVGDATLFQRADNIEAGWAAVEPILEAWATLPGEIHYYRAGTAGPVAADTLIERDGFSWFSLDDKAGK; from the coding sequence ATGACCGCATTTCCCGGTAAGCCGGTCCTGCCGAAGGACGCGACGCCGGCCCCGCCCTCGACGCTGATCATCTTCGGCGGATCGGGCGATCTCACGAAGCGCCTCGTGATGCCCTCGCTGTACAATCTCGCCAAGGACGGCGCGCTCGACGACAAGTTCCGCATCGTCGGCGTCGACATCGTCGAGCATACCGAGGAGGACTACCGCGCCTTCCTCACCGAGACGGCCAAGGAACTCGCGGCTGCCGGCAATGCCGACGTCGATGCCGACGCCTGGCGCTGGCTGATGGAGCGCACCGGCTACATCATCGGCGACTTCGAGAGCGAGGCGACCTACGACGCCGTCAAGGCGAGGATCGCCGCCAACGAGCCGGAATCGCATGGCGCGGTGTTCTATTTCGCCGTTGCGCCGCGCTTCTTCGGCGCCATCGCCGACCATCTGGCCAAGGCCGGCCTCATGGAGGAGAGCGAATCGGAATTCCGCCGCATCGTCGTCGAGAAGCCGTTCGGCATGGACCTGCCCTCCGCCCGGGCGCTGAACGCGCGGCTGCTCGCGGCGGCTGACGAGCACCAGATCTTCCGCATCGATCATTTCCTCGGCAAGGAGACGGTGCAAAACGTGATGGCGATGCGGTTCGGCAACGGCATCTTCGAGCCGATCTGGAACCGCAACTTCATCGACCATGTGCAGATCACCGCCGCCGAGACCGTGACGGTGGAGCGGCGCGGCCGCTTCTACGACGCCACCGGCGCGCTGCGCGACATGGTGCCGAACCACATGTTCCAGCTGCTCGCGATGATTGCGATGGAGCCGCCGAACTCGTTCGATGCCGACGCCATCCGCACCGAGAAGGCCAAGGTCATCCAGGCGATCAAGAAGCCGCGCCCGGAAGAGGCGGACCGCCTCGCGGTGCGCGCGCAGTATGCCGCCGGGTCCATCGGCGGGGCTCCGGTGAAGGACTATATCGAGGAGCAGGACGTCGCCCTCGACAGCAGCACCGAGACCTATGTCGCGCTGAAGCTCGAGGTCGAGAACTGGCGCTGGTCGGGCGTGCCCTTCTATATCCGCACCGGCAAGGCGATGTCGGTGCGCAAGACCGAGATCGCGGTGCAGTTCAAGAGCCCGCCGCACACGCTGTTCGAGGATACGCCGACGAGCTCGCTGCAGCCGAACGCGCTCATCATCCGCGTGCAGCCGGACGAGGGCATCTCGCTGCGGCTCGCCGCCAAGGTGCCGGGCCGGGCGGTCCGCCTCGCGGAGGTCGACATGAACTTCCGCTATTCCGACTATTTCCAGCGCGAGCCGTCCACCGGCTACGAGACGCTGATCTATGACTGCCTCGTCGGCGACGCGACGCTCTTCCAGCGCGCGGACAATATCGAGGCGGGCTGGGCGGCGGTCGAGCCGATCCTCGAGGCCTGGGCCACGCTGCCGGGCGAAATTCACTATTACCGCGCCGGCACCGCCGGCCCCGTCGCCGCCGACACGCTGATCGAGCGCGACGGCTTCTCGTGGTTCTCGCTCGACGACAAGGCCGGCAAATGA